The sequence below is a genomic window from Chroococcidiopsis sp. TS-821.
AGCCGTCATCGCGATCGCCAAGGCAATCGACAGGTTCCGCATCACGGTTCCGTAGACCAGCGCGATCGCATCATTGCGATTAAAAAACAGCTTGCCAACGATCGTACTCAGCAGAAAGTTGCCACTATACACAATTGCCAAAGGTAGTAGTAGAGAAATCAGCATCCAGGGATTTGCCACAATTCCCTTCGCACGCAATGCCATCGCAACAAACACAATTCCTAATACGCCCAATGTCGAGAAGGCGGGAAACTTCTGCTTCAAGTTTTTGTTGTATTTGTCTTTGCCCACAGTAGCAAGTAAGAGGCGCTGAGTTACGATGCCTAAAACCAAAGGCAAAAACACGATCGCCAAGATTTGTTGAAACACGCTTGCCAAAGGAATTTCAACGACTGTTCCCATTAACCACTTTGCGTAAAATGGAGTAGCGATTGACCCAGCAATTAACCCAACGACTGTCATTTTGATTGCCGCACTCACATTTCCCTTCGCAAAGCCTGTCCAGGAAATCGTCATGCCACTGGTAGGAAGTAAGGCAGATAGGAGGAGTCCTAGTGCAATCAACGGCTGATCGTGGAAGAACCATTGACCCACAAAATAATCAAAAAAAGGAATAACTGCAAAGTTAATCAACTGAGTGACGATTTGAACCTTATAGTCACCACCTGAAAAAACTTCCTTAACCTGTAGGTTGATCGTCATGGGATAGACCATGAGAAAAGTTAGAGGAACAATTGTTGCTTTCAGGAAACTAGGGTCAACGGCAACACCAAAGAGAATGCCTGCGATCATCGTGGCTGGAATCGACCAAATCAGCTGCTGTTGAATCAGAGCAAGAAATTTCCACATGAAAGTCTGTTGGTGATTTATTAGTTGAATCAAGAATGAACTAAGTCACGGTCACGGGTTTGAGTTGTGTTTTGTAGGTGTTGTGTCCGTTGTTGCGGGTAGCTGGGCTTGCTAGGATGTCTTTCGTTTAGCGCGAGCGTGGCGTTGCCCTAACTTACCGAGGGATTCTTGCAGTGTCCCCATTGGGCAGACAGAACACCAGGCACGAGGACGAGTG
It includes:
- a CDS encoding arsenic resistance protein, translating into MWKFLALIQQQLIWSIPATMIAGILFGVAVDPSFLKATIVPLTFLMVYPMTINLQVKEVFSGGDYKVQIVTQLINFAVIPFFDYFVGQWFFHDQPLIALGLLLSALLPTSGMTISWTGFAKGNVSAAIKMTVVGLIAGSIATPFYAKWLMGTVVEIPLASVFQQILAIVFLPLVLGIVTQRLLLATVGKDKYNKNLKQKFPAFSTLGVLGIVFVAMALRAKGIVANPWMLISLLLPLAIVYSGNFLLSTIVGKLFFNRNDAIALVYGTVMRNLSIALAIAMTAFGKEGAEIALIISMAYIIQVQAAAWYVKLTDRIFGRPVEAV